The sequence AATTGTATTGTAATAGTatcaaatttgaaattcaataaTATCACTTCACTACCTATTTTATGCTTAACTGcatcaattaaattattttagacGAGAAGACGATAAGTTCAAGCAAGCATAttataaaaaaagaaagaaagttgTTCTAAAAGAAAGCAATAAACTAACCAAATAAGCAAAAAAACAAGTAATTCAATATATCAAAAGTATTACATGAgtgacctatttataggcacaAAAAATTCTCGGGTATGGTAACTATGATATTACAAGGAAGTGATATTATCTTGATTCATTACCATCTTCCGAAGATTTGATTATGATTTTCTTCGATCACTCAAATCTTTGACATCCATAATATTGTAACACTCCCCCTTGGATGTCATTCGATGGATgtgcctcgttaaaaccttactaggaaaaatccAATGGGATAAAAGCCTAgcgaaggaaaaagagtacaacatCCCTCGTTGCTcaactgcctcgttaaaaaccttgtcatgaaaaactacttgaaaaaaatcatggacaagggaaaaagagtgcagTTTGGATTAACTCCCCCTGTTGCGAACATCAGTTAAAATCTCTAAGTCGTTGCATTCCGATCTTGTACACCAATTTCTGAAAAGTTGATGTGAGCAATGATTTCGGTGAAAACTCGGTCGGATTATCACTTGaacaaattttttgaatttagtTGAGAAGTGCATGCCTCATATCCTTCATAGATCTCCGAGATATAAGTGTTCCGTCATAAGTAACAAGCATCCAGTTTGTCAATAAGATATCTGCATAACTAATTAATTGAAAATCACAagcattaaaataaaataagtcgTTTGTATCATATACATATTAGATATCAAAATTAATTGCATCCATTACCCCTAAAAGTTTGGACCATAGATCCCAAAAACTCATGTTTTGCTATTGAGTTTAACTCTTCTTGTATTGCAATATTCTAATTTGGCCAATCATGTCTACAATGACATTCATTAACAGATTTATGATATAGATCATAACATCAAATGTCACATCATGGGCAAACTTTATTGATTAAATCATTTTCCCGTTTTGACATACTTTATCGAGATCTCTTCATTTTCAAGTACTTGAACTTCTTCGGGGATTTGATCATCTACATTTCGGACTGatcaattaattaatcatatttTCAACATGGACATCTATATTATTGCTCCTTTTCTTTTCGTAGATTTTTATCTTTGGATCCAATTTCTCTACCACGCTTGATTCGAGCTCGTTGTTTGACTGTTCTTTCAGAACATCAATATGTGCTGGAGCATTAGCAGCTATTATGTGTGACTTAGTTACCATTTTTCTCATTAAATGCATCAAGTAATTTACTTGCAATACTTTGCAAATTGACTATTCTTGAACCTCAAGTTCACATTCATTTGTCCGATAATTAAAATGATGTAATGATGCATTCCAAGTTAATTAACTTGGTGATCTCATATTTTCTCCCCTATTAATCATTGCATATGCAAATTTATTCATAAGGTCTTGGCCAAAAGCTGGTTGTAAAGGGAAGAATTCATGGTAACTAGTCAATCTGATGCGTATAAGTGTTGCTATACATAAAATATCATATCCCCATAAATATTTGGGGAGTTTGTTCTCATTATCAATGGTTAGCTATTAATTGTAGATGCTTAATCAAAATTTTCGCTAAACCATTTTGTATATGAACATTTGCAATAAGATgttcaataattatctcaattGACATactacaatagtcattgaaagtttgagATTTAATTTCACCAGCATTATCAATAAAATCCTCTTAATATGAGTTGCAAACATCAGTTTGCGATATGATAGTAAACACACATGTAACCATTTCATagatacataaaatatttaaatggtTCACATGATGGGTAAATGTGCCCATAAATATCACCTTGTACCCTTTTAAAATATAGGTGAATCAATATCAATTTTAGCCGATGAAGGCTTATAATTTACCTTGAGAACAAGCAACACATGAGAATTTTTTAACATTAATAATCTCTGTTTCTTTAATTGATGTCCATATGAATTATCAATATTATTTTACACATCATTGTAAATTTGGGATTTCTCAATTGATTATTCCAAGTCATAAACAAATTCATATCAATGAATTTCTTGGCTAACCGTTGCATTCGTTTCCGATACATTTATTGTGTAGTATAAGCCATAAGTAAATGTCGATAATTTTTCAACAATGTATTTCTTTCTCGACATTTCTTTCGCAATAAAAGATATCATTTTCCTTCTTGGCTTATAGTTTCAATATAATATCCATTCCGACGGATATCTTGAAAGCTCAATAAATTTCTTTGAGACTTATGAGAGAGTAACACAATTTGTCTCTCCATATAATATTTACTTTTCTAGAGCTTTCAATAATAGTTGTACTTTCAAAAATTGTGTTGACATATCTTTTTCTCATGTGTAAATATGAGAATATTTATTCTCTTGAATATGGAATGTGTCATTGCGATGTCAATACGATATAAATCTCTATTGATTTCATATCCAAAATCCATATTCTATTcacaataataaatttaataagaaTAAAAACATTTTATTCATATAGAGACAGTACGAAATAAATAACTTTGATTCATAATAAAAACAATCAAaccaatttaaaatttaaattacttaAACCAATAGTCTTCTCAAATAAACCATATAAATAATCcctaacatttaaataaatagaaacCAAAATGACCAAATAAAAGATAACCAATAACTTTAATAATTTTGCACGCTTCCTTATCCAATCAAATGATCAATCTTTTCTTCCGAATCTTcaaagaaatcagaaacatcaAAATGTGTCGAAAGAGATGGATCTTGGCTTAAATCTTCACCTTGATGAATAAAATTAGTTTCAACATATTTTGTCTTTTCTTttgatgcttgataaagatCAACAAGGTGTTTTGGGGTACGCCAATTATTATACCAATGCATTTTATCTCCACATCTATAACACCCATTTTTTGAATTCATTGATTTATCATTTTGACCACTTTCAACATTTTTCTTTTGGTCATTACCACACCTTTTGGAACTTCCATTCCTTtgatcattattattattataaccaTCGTTAAAGTAACGAGGTTTTTCATGCCCACGACCATATGGATGAAAACGTCCTCGACCGCGTCCACACCCACGACCACGACCGAATCCGGTCTTATTTTGTTTCATCTTTTCCTCATGCATTGCCACATTAACTTCAGGAAATGGGTTGGCACCAGTGAGacgaattttatgatttttcatCAACAACTCATTATTTTGCTCAACCACAAGCAAACATGAAATCAAATCAGAATACCTCTTGAAACCTTTCtctctatactgttgttgtaagacAACATTAGAGGCATGAAATGTGGAATATGTTTTTTTCCAACAAATCATCATCAGTTATTTTTTCTCCACACAATTTCAACTGTGAACTGATGCGAAACAATGCAGAATTATATTCACTTACAAACTTAAAATCTTGTAAGCGCAAGTGCATCGAATCATAACGTGCATTTGGAAGAATCACCGTCTTTTGATGGCTATATCTCTCTTTCAAATTATTCCATAGATCAAGCGGATCTTTTATCGTCAAATACTCAATTTTCAAACCATCATGAAGATGGTGACGAAGGAATATCATAGCCTTTGCACGGTTTTACGgtgattttttattttcctCTTTGATGGTATCTCCAATACCCATAGCATCTAGATGTATTTTAGCATCTAGTATCCAAGAGAGATAATTCTTGCCGGATATATCAAGAGCGGCAAATTCAAGCTTTGAGATATTCTACATGATGAAATCTATATAGAACACAAAATTCATAAATATTGATTAATACACAATAACACAAATGTATATAAAAGTTTAAAGTCAAGCATGAAAATTTAACGAtgaacataaataataatatgtgcacaacaatcatatatataaaatataattcatTCTTAGAATATTTAACAAGAAGACAAAAActacaacaaataaaaataatcgaaattaaaatactcaaCTTCTTAATATCGCTTAATGATGTACATTTataataatcatgtaatttataTGTGTACGTGTATCAATATCCATCAAtattaaaatccaaaaacaGAATCACTAAAAAAACAATTGGATATCAACAATAAATATTAGTTTGTGCATCGAATTTATATCTATGCGTGTAAAAGTCATACTATCAGAAACATATTAATTTAATGATGAGCATGACATGTGTATTAGTGATTGAAAAACGAAAACCAAAGATAAAATTGTAGATCATGAGCATGTCGTGGAAAAGacgaaaagaaaaatatgatagactcgtgctgataacgtgttataaaaGAAAACAATAAACTAACCAAATAAGCAAAGAAACAAGTAATTCAATGTATCAAAAGTATTACATGAGTGACCTATTTATAAGTACAAGAAATTCTCGGGTATGGTAACTATGATATTACAAGGAAGTGATATTATCTTGATTCATTACCATCTTCCGaagattttattatgattttcttCGATCACTCAAATCTTTAACATCCATAATATCGTAACAAAAGTAAGATTGTAAAAgtaaacattttttaaaaattgatacTTTGATGAGGGTTGTGGAGCCCAATCTAAGCCCACACCTAAAAATAAGGGCTCCGCTCCATTTCTTATCAGTAACTTCGGCCCAAAACCAAGAGCAGGTGGGTTTAGGATAGGATCGTTTAGCAAAGACGACTTCGATTATCGGAAAAGTACCCagaattctttttaatttttgttttaaaaattattttttcaagtATAGTTTCGTACAGTATGCTGAACCTGAATTTGCAGAACATGGGTAGAAGAGCGGTTGCGGCGGCTGTCTCCTTGTGGTTGATACCCATTTCCATTTTAGTCAATCGCATTGTTCCGGATCCATACATGGTAATGGATAAAGCTTATTGCTTGGCATTTCTCTTTTTTGGAACCGTAGAGATTTTATATccttattttatgtttatggtTGATTTCAATGCCATAGTTGATGATCCGAAGGTGACTGATTTATTGATGATGTAAAATATAGGATGAAATTTTCCACGTGCCGCAGGCACAAAAGTACTGTAGAGGCAATTTCAGAAATTGGGATCCAATGATTACCACTCCTCCTGGACTGTGAGTTCGTCTCCCGTGATGATTATTTTCACATGAAATTTTTAGTTTACGATAGTGGGTGTTCTGTATTTTGGTGAGTGGTTTCGTGCCTCCAAGTATTTCTCGGTCTAGGATACTTGTTCCTTATGGCTAAAGGATTTTAACGAGAAAAAACAGTTGGAGAGTAATATTTTGTAATAATCCTTGGATAATATATGTCATAACTGTATGACAAAAATACTAAACACTGTGGGACGGGTTAGAACTTAAGAATCAACGAAGGTGGATCCAAAGCATGAGATATGGGTATGATACACATCTTGGAATGATATTGATTAGATCTTAAATCTCAGTGTTTTAAATGGAATTGTGGCCATCTTAGAACGGGTATAGTTTATCACTCCTTTGCATGGGAAAAATGTAAAGCACGAATTTAGATGATGTTGGCTGTGGAAAAAAATCTCTTGACTAGACTCAATTATACTGAAACCATCAACAAAGTTAATTTAATGTAATTTTGAACTTCTGCAGGTACGTTACGTCACTTGCCTATGTTGCCTCTTTGTTTCCAGGATTGTATTGTCTGCAAGCAGTGTCGTCATTTTCTGACTCGTGCTCCACTGCCATTCTACGGTTCACCAATGGTATATTGGCTGTAGCGTGCAGCATTCTGATTTATGAGATAATCACCCATTTGAGGCCTTCTATTGATGACAAGAAAGCAACTCTTTGTTCTTTGGTTTTGTCATTGTATCCACTGCACTGGTTCTTCAGTTTTCTGTATTATACAGATGTGGCATCCCTAACTGCAGTGTTGGCCACGTATCTTTTTAGcctgaaaaaaaaatacttcCTGAGTTCACTGGTAAGACCCGAGTTGAATTGTCTGGAATGACTGGATAATATATCTTGTGTGTCTATTTAACCTCTTTGTGGTACATATTTCTTCCTAAGGGGCAGCTTCAATATTTTATGGAGACCATTTTGATGAAAGAAAGTTATTTTTGACATTCGTATTCAAATAAATTTAGCAGCACTCCCATGGCTCATATTTCATAGCTCAAATGTCTTCCTCGTGCTTGCAACTTCTAGAACTGCTCATTAACTGGGACCAAATAAGTTGGAACAGACAAGTTTATAACTTCATATTAAATATCGATTAAGGTTTTGACAAACACAATCTTTTTTAGATGCTCGTAGTATGCTTATCTTTCTTGATGCCAAACTacgataaaattgattttgctCTTTGATCCTattcatgatttaaaaaaaaattattttcttatgtTTTCTCAGTGCAGTAATGATTGTTGTTGGTCCATTTACCTGTAGCTTG comes from Henckelia pumila isolate YLH828 chromosome 4, ASM3356847v2, whole genome shotgun sequence and encodes:
- the LOC140894453 gene encoding uncharacterized protein; the protein is MIFLRHHLHDGLKIEYLTIKDPLDLWNNLKERYSHQKTVILPNARYDSMHLRLQDFKFYREKGFKRYSDLISCLLVVEQNNELLMKNHKIRLTGANPFPEVNVAMHEEKMKQNKTGFGRGRGCGRGRGRFHPYGRGHEKPRYFNDGYNNNNDQRNGSSKRCGNDQKKNVESGQNDKSMNSKNGCYRCGDKMHWYNNWRTPKHLVDLYQASKEKTKYVETNFIHQGEDLSQDPSLSTHFDVSDFFEDSEEKIDHLIG